In the Flagellimonas sp. HMM57 genome, one interval contains:
- the dprA gene encoding DNA-processing protein DprA codes for MTDDEIIAVLRLQTVPNIGNVTAKKLIAHCGSPTAIFEDKMQHLLKIESVGQATIKGLFDTVHLEEAEAEYDYIKKEHVGICYFMDKNYPEYLKHCFDGPIVLFKRGNIDLEHRKIISVVGTRNVTSYGTAFCEEFIEEIAPLNPVIVSGFAYGVDITVQKAAMEKGLQTIGCLAHGLNQIYPKKHKNYVSGIEKNGGFITEFWSTSNPDRENFLKRNRIIAGMSEATIVVESAEKGGSLVTADLANGYNREVFGVPGRYKDKFSKGCNDLIKKQKAHMLTSAAELIYLLGWKLEKQQPVLQKQLFVELDETEQKVCSYLQTHGKQLLDTIALECGIPVHKTSSILFNMEMKSVIRALPGKLFEVV; via the coding sequence ATGACTGATGATGAAATAATTGCCGTTCTGCGTCTGCAGACAGTTCCAAACATTGGCAATGTAACAGCAAAAAAATTGATTGCCCATTGTGGTAGCCCAACTGCGATTTTTGAAGATAAAATGCAGCATCTCTTAAAAATTGAGAGTGTTGGGCAAGCGACCATCAAAGGACTGTTTGATACAGTTCATCTTGAAGAAGCAGAGGCAGAGTACGATTATATCAAAAAAGAACATGTTGGTATATGCTATTTTATGGATAAGAACTATCCTGAATATCTTAAGCACTGCTTTGATGGCCCTATAGTTCTGTTCAAGAGGGGGAATATCGATCTAGAGCATCGAAAAATTATAAGTGTGGTCGGTACCCGAAACGTTACCAGCTACGGGACTGCATTTTGTGAGGAATTTATAGAAGAAATAGCACCTCTAAACCCTGTTATTGTAAGTGGATTTGCATATGGTGTGGATATAACGGTTCAAAAGGCGGCAATGGAAAAGGGATTGCAGACCATAGGATGTTTGGCACATGGGTTAAATCAAATCTATCCGAAAAAGCATAAAAATTATGTCTCTGGAATTGAGAAAAATGGAGGTTTCATTACCGAATTCTGGAGTACGAGCAATCCAGACCGAGAGAATTTTTTAAAGCGCAATAGGATTATAGCTGGAATGAGCGAAGCCACTATTGTCGTAGAATCTGCTGAAAAAGGAGGTAGCTTGGTGACCGCCGACTTGGCGAATGGGTATAATCGCGAAGTATTTGGAGTGCCTGGAAGATACAAGGATAAATTTAGTAAAGGCTGCAACGACTTGATCAAAAAGCAAAAAGCGCATATGCTTACTTCAGCGGCCGAGTTGATTTATCTATTAGGGTGGAAACTAGAGAAACAGCAACCTGTACTGCAAAAGCAGCTGTTTGTTGAGTTGGACGAAACAGAACAGAAAGTTTGTTCATATTTGCAGACCCATGGAAAACAACTTTTGGATACGATTGCCCTAGAGTGTGGTATACCGGTCCATAAAACATCTTCTATACTTTTCAATATGGAGATGAAAAGTGTTATACGGGCATTGCCGGGGAAATTATTTGAGGTGGTTTAA
- a CDS encoding SPOR domain-containing protein has protein sequence MRIETYIQELLYDYNCVVVPNFGAFLAHGKSTELDTATNTLIPPTKVVSFNAQLSKNDGLLVSHIAKAKNLGYEAALQEVMFESEAWNKKLERAERIELFGIGELWLNKEQKVQFQPENKINYLSSSFGLSAFTVTPIQREVLKEEVEELEEKIPFIITPEKREQSSFRPWLKYAAIFLLAVSVGVTSYRTYGDVQQKKVAVQQDAQKQVSRLIQEATFFDSAPLELPALSIKVNKKQLGKHHIIAGAFRIEKNAEKKVALLKQKGYNAFYLGTNKYGLHQVAYDSFENPDEALNYLRKIKRTVSSDAWLLSEK, from the coding sequence ATGCGTATCGAAACCTACATACAAGAGCTCTTATACGATTATAATTGTGTTGTTGTTCCCAATTTTGGGGCTTTTTTGGCGCATGGCAAATCTACTGAGCTAGACACAGCAACCAATACATTGATTCCACCTACCAAAGTGGTTTCCTTTAATGCACAATTATCAAAAAACGATGGTCTTTTAGTATCCCATATTGCCAAGGCAAAAAATCTTGGGTATGAAGCAGCCCTGCAAGAGGTCATGTTTGAATCTGAAGCATGGAACAAAAAGTTGGAGCGCGCAGAACGCATAGAGCTTTTTGGTATAGGAGAGCTTTGGTTGAACAAAGAACAAAAAGTACAGTTTCAACCGGAAAACAAAATCAACTATCTCAGTTCTTCATTTGGATTGTCTGCTTTTACGGTAACACCCATACAACGTGAGGTTCTAAAGGAAGAAGTTGAAGAACTGGAAGAAAAGATTCCTTTTATCATAACGCCAGAGAAACGAGAGCAATCCTCTTTTCGGCCATGGTTAAAGTATGCTGCAATTTTTTTATTGGCCGTTTCCGTGGGCGTAACTTCATATCGTACATATGGTGATGTTCAACAAAAAAAGGTTGCTGTTCAGCAAGATGCCCAAAAACAGGTTTCCAGGCTTATACAAGAAGCAACTTTTTTTGACAGTGCTCCATTGGAACTCCCCGCTTTGAGCATCAAGGTCAACAAAAAACAGCTTGGCAAACACCATATTATTGCAGGTGCTTTTCGAATTGAAAAAAATGCTGAAAAAAAGGTGGCCCTACTCAAACAAAAGGGATACAATGCATTTTATCTAGGAACAAACAAGTATGGGCTGCACCAAGTAGCCTACGATAGTTTTGAAAATCCCGATGAGGCTCTCAATTATCTAAGAAAAATCAAGCGAACTGTTTCTTCGGATGCTTGGTTGTTATCAGAGAAATAG
- a CDS encoding acyl-CoA thioesterase, producing the protein MRAKTPKESRTTMTDMVLPSETNPLNNLFGGELLARMDRAASISARRHSRRITVTASVNHVAFNRSVPLGSVVTVEASVSRAFRTSMEIFIDVWMEDRFTGERTKANEAIYTFVAVDETGIPTEVPPLEPETELEKERFAAALRRKQLSLVLAGKMKPTDATELKALFMG; encoded by the coding sequence ATGCGCGCAAAGACTCCTAAAGAATCAAGAACAACAATGACAGACATGGTTTTGCCCAGCGAAACCAATCCATTGAACAACCTTTTTGGAGGCGAACTGTTAGCACGTATGGATAGAGCGGCCAGTATTTCTGCAAGACGCCATAGCCGAAGAATTACCGTAACCGCATCTGTTAACCATGTAGCATTCAATCGTTCTGTACCATTGGGCAGTGTGGTTACCGTTGAGGCATCGGTCTCCAGAGCTTTTAGGACATCCATGGAGATATTTATTGATGTTTGGATGGAAGACCGTTTTACAGGGGAGCGTACCAAGGCCAATGAAGCTATTTATACATTCGTTGCCGTTGATGAGACTGGAATACCAACCGAAGTACCACCATTAGAACCAGAAACCGAACTTGAAAAAGAACGTTTTGCGGCTGCTCTAAGAAGAAAGCAGTTGAGCTTAGTTTTGGCTGGGAAAATGAAACCTACAGATGCTACAGAACTGAAGGCATTGTTTATGGGATAA
- a CDS encoding aldo/keto reductase: protein MGTITDLQGTFKLHNGVQMPYFGLGVYLSKDGNEVISAVREALNHGYRHIDTAAIYKNEQGVGTGLRESEVDRKDVFVVSKVWNDDQGYDSTLKAFDASLERLGMDYLDLYLIHWPKGELSKDTWRAMERLYQEQRIRSIGVSNFLQHHLEDLLTEAEVVPMVNQMEFHPYLVQQDLMDFCIQNKIQYEAWSPMMQGKIFDMDEFKQLGEKYNKTAAQIVLRWDLQKGVVTIPKSSKKERIIANADVFDFELSPEDVQLLDNLDKGHRFGPNPDNFDF, encoded by the coding sequence ATGGGAACAATAACAGATTTACAGGGGACATTTAAGCTTCATAATGGGGTACAGATGCCATATTTTGGCTTGGGGGTATACCTGTCCAAGGATGGTAACGAGGTCATTTCTGCGGTCAGAGAAGCGCTAAACCATGGCTATCGACATATTGATACAGCAGCAATCTATAAAAATGAACAAGGTGTAGGTACAGGACTACGGGAGAGTGAAGTAGATAGAAAAGATGTATTTGTAGTAAGTAAGGTCTGGAACGATGATCAGGGATATGATTCAACGCTCAAGGCTTTTGACGCAAGTTTGGAACGATTGGGCATGGACTATTTAGATCTTTATTTGATTCATTGGCCAAAAGGGGAATTATCCAAGGATACATGGAGAGCTATGGAACGCCTTTATCAAGAACAAAGGATTCGTTCCATAGGCGTAAGTAACTTTTTGCAACACCATTTGGAAGACTTGTTGACCGAGGCGGAAGTAGTACCCATGGTGAACCAAATGGAGTTTCATCCGTATTTAGTGCAACAAGATTTAATGGATTTCTGTATTCAAAACAAAATTCAATATGAGGCTTGGTCGCCTATGATGCAAGGGAAAATTTTTGATATGGACGAGTTCAAACAGTTGGGCGAAAAGTACAACAAGACAGCAGCACAGATCGTTTTACGATGGGATTTGCAGAAAGGCGTGGTTACCATTCCAAAATCCTCTAAAAAAGAGCGTATTATTGCAAACGCTGATGTCTTTGACTTTGAACTTTCGCCTGAAGATGTTCAATTGTTGGATAATCTGGATAAGGGACATCGATTTGGTCCCAACCCTGATAATTTTGATTTTTAG
- a CDS encoding murein hydrolase activator EnvC, with protein MLDKIPYRTLSLLITFFISTNCFTQTSEQKALEAKRERLQNEIKEINRLLFAEKKEKGTVLDQMEALDKKINVSQELIRVTNQQSNLLNRQINVNIRNISKLREDLKILKTDYAELIQKSYQNKSQNNRLMFLLSSENFYQAFKRLQYMEQYAKHRKKQGEDIIKKTDELAVLNRDLVEQRKTKEQLLAENKRVKNKLSAEIATQKNLLRSIQQNETKYTAAIAKKQKEARKIDREIERLIKSAIVKTNKKAGKSSSTKFVLTPEAKLVATNFSSNKGKLIWPVEKGVKSQGYGVYSDKLYPGIKHRNNGVTIATDKGSKARAIFEGEVIAILSVPGGSRGVQIKHGNYISTYYNLSNVYVKKGDKVSVKEALGDIYTNRFDGTTKLKFYLYQDSNRLNPEDWIYQL; from the coding sequence ATGCTGGATAAGATTCCATATCGTACTCTATCACTGTTGATTACTTTTTTTATTTCAACAAATTGCTTTACACAGACCAGTGAACAAAAGGCGCTGGAAGCCAAGCGGGAGAGACTGCAAAATGAAATTAAGGAAATTAATAGATTGCTCTTCGCAGAAAAAAAAGAGAAGGGTACGGTATTGGATCAAATGGAGGCTTTAGACAAAAAAATAAATGTAAGCCAAGAACTTATAAGAGTCACCAACCAACAATCCAACTTGCTCAATAGGCAGATCAATGTAAACATAAGGAACATAAGTAAGCTAAGAGAAGACCTTAAAATTCTAAAGACCGATTACGCAGAGCTTATTCAAAAATCCTATCAGAATAAGTCGCAGAACAATCGCTTAATGTTTTTATTGTCTTCAGAAAACTTCTATCAAGCATTTAAAAGGCTTCAGTATATGGAACAATATGCTAAGCATAGAAAGAAGCAAGGGGAGGACATCATTAAAAAAACAGACGAGTTAGCTGTTTTAAACAGGGATCTGGTCGAACAGCGAAAGACCAAGGAACAACTTCTGGCAGAAAACAAAAGAGTTAAAAACAAACTTTCTGCAGAGATAGCCACGCAAAAGAATTTATTGCGAAGCATACAACAAAACGAGACCAAGTACACTGCTGCAATTGCCAAAAAACAAAAGGAAGCCCGCAAAATAGATAGAGAGATAGAAAGGCTCATAAAAAGTGCCATTGTAAAGACGAATAAGAAAGCTGGTAAGTCCAGTAGCACCAAGTTTGTACTTACCCCCGAAGCCAAATTGGTGGCTACCAACTTTTCTTCTAACAAGGGCAAACTGATTTGGCCAGTAGAAAAAGGGGTTAAAAGCCAGGGATATGGAGTTTATAGTGACAAACTGTACCCTGGTATAAAACACAGGAACAATGGGGTCACCATTGCAACGGATAAAGGCAGCAAGGCTAGAGCGATTTTTGAAGGTGAAGTAATAGCTATTCTATCTGTACCAGGGGGTAGTAGAGGAGTGCAGATAAAGCATGGAAATTATATAAGCACATATTATAACTTATCCAATGTGTATGTTAAAAAGGGCGATAAAGTCTCGGTAAAAGAGGCATTAGGAGATATTTATACCAATCGGTTTGATGGCACAACGAAGCTGAAATTTTATTTGTATCAGGATTCTAATCGACTTAATCCGGAAGATTGGATCTATCAATTATAA
- a CDS encoding DUF4292 domain-containing protein, with protein MELTLDRIKAQSAALLFLVLIFGACKSKKAVTGGNIDEGISTKRIIAKHYTNQLDFKTLSGRVKIDYSNGDESQGVTVSLRMEKDKVIWISAPLGMVKAHITPERVSFYNKLQNEYFDGDFSYLSGLLGTDLDFDKVQNLLLGNAILDLREEKYTSTVNTKSYQLKPKKARELFKILFELEPKNFKIATQEISQPEKERQLSANYTYQDISGRVLPDEIKIEAREEDENTNIDLSFKSLELNRTLNFPYKVPKGFDKIVLK; from the coding sequence ATGGAATTAACTTTAGATAGGATAAAAGCACAATCGGCAGCATTACTTTTTTTAGTACTGATTTTTGGTGCCTGTAAATCCAAAAAAGCGGTTACTGGGGGCAATATTGATGAAGGAATCTCAACAAAACGGATTATAGCAAAACATTACACAAATCAACTTGATTTTAAAACATTGAGCGGGCGTGTAAAAATCGATTATTCCAATGGTGATGAAAGCCAAGGTGTAACGGTGAGCTTGCGCATGGAAAAGGATAAAGTCATCTGGATAAGCGCTCCCTTGGGCATGGTGAAAGCACATATTACCCCAGAACGGGTATCATTTTACAACAAGTTGCAAAATGAATATTTTGATGGTGATTTTAGTTATCTGAGTGGCCTCTTAGGAACTGACCTCGATTTTGATAAAGTTCAAAACTTATTGTTGGGCAATGCCATTTTGGACTTAAGGGAAGAAAAGTATACATCTACGGTAAACACAAAAAGTTATCAGTTGAAACCTAAAAAAGCCCGGGAACTTTTTAAAATTCTATTTGAACTAGAGCCCAAAAACTTTAAAATAGCGACACAGGAAATTTCCCAACCAGAGAAAGAAAGGCAGCTTTCCGCAAATTATACCTATCAAGATATTTCTGGAAGGGTCTTGCCCGACGAAATCAAAATTGAAGCTAGGGAAGAAGATGAAAACACGAATATAGATTTAAGCTTTAAGAGCTTGGAATTGAACAGGACATTGAATTTTCCATACAAAGTTCCAAAAGGATTTGATAAAATAGTATTAAAGTAA
- a CDS encoding lipopolysaccharide assembly protein LapB, with protein sequence MNEFLRNISFFVFGLLFSTTFYSQEEEKINVEQSSEVFLEEYTDEFQEAFFEALKQKGIQNYDRAIDLFLECKRIEPTNSVIDYELAKTYFLDKQYIQAQQYSIEALVAQPTDYWHLEVLLNILEKQGSNIDIVQSNIPYTNKKLQENLAVLYFKRKKYNAALKVLESFENSQFATDLARRINDSIQKNTITRTTTFSYEVKPSVEDDPVAQYKSTIEALLEKRAYKQMEEVSQEALDSYPLQPYFYYAYGTALNGVSKSSKATEVLESALDYLFDDTALANKIYKELSKAYMAIGNTSKANEYANKIKPGL encoded by the coding sequence ATGAACGAATTCTTAAGAAACATATCTTTTTTTGTCTTCGGATTACTATTCTCTACTACTTTTTACTCCCAAGAAGAAGAGAAAATCAATGTCGAGCAAAGTTCCGAAGTCTTTCTTGAAGAATATACCGATGAGTTTCAAGAAGCGTTTTTTGAAGCTTTAAAACAAAAGGGTATACAAAACTATGATAGGGCTATCGACTTGTTTCTGGAATGCAAACGCATAGAGCCAACAAATAGCGTAATCGATTATGAGTTGGCGAAGACCTATTTTTTGGATAAACAATACATTCAGGCGCAGCAATATTCAATTGAGGCATTGGTTGCCCAACCAACGGATTACTGGCACTTAGAAGTTCTTTTAAACATTTTGGAAAAACAGGGAAGCAATATTGATATTGTTCAATCAAATATTCCGTATACAAACAAAAAACTGCAGGAAAACCTTGCTGTTCTTTATTTTAAGAGAAAAAAGTACAACGCAGCTTTGAAAGTGTTGGAAAGCTTTGAAAATTCCCAGTTTGCAACAGATTTAGCACGTAGAATAAACGATTCTATACAAAAGAATACTATAACACGGACAACGACATTTTCTTATGAGGTAAAACCATCTGTGGAAGATGACCCTGTTGCCCAATACAAATCAACTATTGAAGCGTTATTGGAAAAAAGAGCTTATAAACAGATGGAAGAGGTGTCTCAAGAGGCATTGGACTCCTATCCGTTACAACCCTATTTTTATTATGCTTACGGAACTGCGCTAAATGGTGTTTCCAAGTCTTCAAAAGCTACGGAAGTTTTAGAGAGTGCTTTGGATTATTTGTTTGATGATACCGCTTTGGCCAATAAAATTTACAAAGAACTATCCAAAGCTTATATGGCAATTGGCAATACATCAAAGGCCAACGAATATGCCAATAAAATTAAACCTGGACTCTGA
- a CDS encoding sugar phosphate nucleotidyltransferase: MKIIVPMAGRGSRLRPHTLTVPKPLIPVAGKPIVHRLVTDIAKVLGEQIEEVAFILGDPAFFGDDVVDSLMQLAKNLGAKGSIYRQDEPLGTGHAIMSAKESLSGPAVIAYADTLIRADFDLDKSADSVIWVKQVDRPEAFGVVKLSKQNEIVELVEKPQEFVSDLAVIGIYYFKDVAVLKNELQYVLDNDIINGGEYQINDGIKRMMEKGMKFVPGKVDEWMDCGNKNVTVETNQRMLGFLEKDGEELISKSVQKENANIIEPCFIGENVVLKNTTVGPYVSIGDNTTVENSTVKNSLIQTNTSIKNANLDNAMIGNQVVFDGNFETISIGDYSVME; this comes from the coding sequence ATGAAAATTATTGTACCCATGGCCGGTCGCGGCTCAAGATTACGCCCACACACATTAACCGTACCCAAACCCTTAATCCCGGTTGCTGGCAAACCTATTGTCCACAGATTGGTAACCGACATTGCCAAAGTCTTGGGGGAACAGATTGAAGAAGTAGCCTTTATCCTTGGGGACCCAGCTTTTTTTGGCGATGATGTAGTCGATAGTTTAATGCAATTGGCAAAAAACCTTGGCGCCAAAGGCTCTATCTATCGACAAGATGAACCCCTAGGTACGGGCCATGCCATTATGAGTGCCAAAGAATCGCTTAGCGGTCCAGCCGTAATTGCCTATGCCGATACCCTAATCCGTGCCGATTTTGATTTGGACAAATCTGCGGACAGTGTTATATGGGTAAAGCAGGTGGATAGACCGGAAGCATTTGGTGTGGTAAAACTTAGTAAACAAAACGAAATCGTGGAGCTGGTCGAAAAACCCCAAGAATTTGTCTCGGACCTGGCGGTCATTGGAATCTACTATTTTAAAGATGTGGCTGTGCTCAAAAATGAATTACAGTACGTTTTGGACAACGATATCATTAATGGAGGTGAGTATCAGATAAATGATGGTATTAAGCGAATGATGGAAAAAGGGATGAAGTTTGTTCCTGGAAAAGTAGACGAATGGATGGACTGTGGAAACAAAAATGTAACCGTGGAGACCAATCAGCGCATGCTCGGTTTTTTGGAAAAGGATGGTGAAGAGTTGATTTCCAAATCGGTCCAAAAAGAAAATGCGAACATTATCGAACCTTGTTTTATTGGTGAAAATGTAGTACTAAAAAATACCACTGTTGGACCTTATGTTTCCATTGGAGACAACACAACAGTTGAAAACTCAACCGTTAAAAATAGTTTAATCCAAACCAATACCAGTATCAAAAATGCTAACTTGGATAATGCCATGATCGGCAACCAAGTGGTTTTTGATGGTAATTTTGAAACGATAAGTATAGGAGATTACTCGGTTATGGAATAA
- the dut gene encoding dUTP diphosphatase, whose product MKVNIINTSAHQLPHYETVASAGMDLRANLQEPITLKSLERAIIPTGIFIELPVGYEAQVRPRSGLAAKKGISVLNAPGTIDADYRGEIGVILVNLSHEDFTIEDGERIAQMVIAKHERAEWIAVESLSDTERGAGGFGSTGKK is encoded by the coding sequence GTGAAAGTTAACATCATCAATACATCTGCACATCAATTGCCACATTATGAAACGGTTGCATCTGCAGGTATGGATTTAAGGGCCAATTTACAAGAGCCCATTACACTAAAGTCATTGGAAAGAGCGATTATACCGACTGGAATTTTTATTGAATTACCCGTTGGGTATGAAGCACAAGTGAGACCTCGAAGCGGATTGGCGGCTAAAAAAGGAATTTCTGTCCTGAATGCGCCAGGTACTATTGATGCGGATTACCGTGGTGAGATTGGTGTCATTTTGGTCAATCTTTCTCATGAAGATTTTACGATTGAGGACGGAGAGCGCATTGCCCAAATGGTCATTGCCAAACATGAGCGTGCGGAATGGATAGCAGTTGAATCGCTTTCCGATACAGAACGTGGTGCTGGAGGATTTGGAAGCACAGGAAAAAAATGA
- a CDS encoding lipopolysaccharide biosynthesis protein translates to MNPLKKLFKQTFIYGLATVLPRVISFFLLPLYTSVFENASGYGQYVNIYSWIAIFNVFLAYGMETAFFRFYHKQENKSTVVSTSLISLLISSLLFLIVAMVVKESLSDFTNINPDYIKFTAYILVLDALVIIPFALLRAQEKPMKYAVFKSINVIINLSFNVFFLLILPKIAQESADRVLNSIYKADWEIQYIFISNIIASGVTLLILLPTYFKVSYTFDAALWKRMLKYAGPVMVAGIAFTINEVVDKILLTAILPEGIAEAEVGKYGACYKLALFMTLFGTAFRMGVEPFFFSHAKTENSKDTYAQITNYFVILGSLILLGVVVFVDVLGKFLLGKAVYWEALDIVPIILLGSFCLGIYHNLSVWYKVTDRTKFGAYISSVGALITLGINIIFIPKIGYLASALATLAAYASMMLLSYYFGRKYYPVPYNMRKIVFYLSVSISFSALSFYVFNRNLIAGGLLLLLFLGMLYKLEGDKLKKIFLQRES, encoded by the coding sequence TTGAACCCGTTAAAAAAACTTTTTAAACAGACTTTTATCTATGGCCTTGCAACCGTTTTGCCAAGGGTCATTTCATTTTTTTTACTTCCGCTGTACACGTCGGTCTTTGAGAATGCTTCGGGTTATGGGCAGTATGTAAATATTTATTCTTGGATCGCTATTTTCAATGTGTTCTTGGCCTATGGTATGGAAACCGCCTTTTTTCGGTTTTATCATAAACAAGAGAATAAGAGTACCGTTGTTTCCACGTCATTGATATCCTTATTGATATCATCCCTATTGTTTTTGATTGTGGCTATGGTAGTAAAAGAAAGTCTTTCCGATTTTACCAACATCAACCCCGATTATATAAAATTCACTGCCTATATTCTGGTGTTGGACGCCTTGGTAATAATACCTTTTGCACTCTTAAGGGCACAGGAAAAACCGATGAAATATGCGGTGTTCAAAAGCATCAATGTCATCATAAACTTATCGTTCAATGTTTTTTTCTTACTCATTTTACCAAAAATCGCTCAAGAAAGCGCAGATAGGGTTTTGAACAGTATTTATAAAGCGGATTGGGAGATTCAATACATTTTTATCTCCAACATTATAGCTAGTGGTGTAACGCTACTGATATTATTGCCTACTTACTTTAAAGTCTCCTATACGTTCGACGCTGCCCTATGGAAACGAATGTTGAAATACGCTGGTCCTGTAATGGTAGCCGGTATTGCCTTTACGATTAACGAAGTCGTGGATAAAATTTTGTTGACCGCCATATTACCGGAAGGTATAGCGGAAGCAGAAGTTGGTAAATATGGTGCTTGTTACAAATTGGCACTTTTTATGACACTTTTTGGAACTGCTTTTAGAATGGGAGTGGAGCCATTTTTCTTTAGTCATGCCAAAACAGAAAACTCTAAAGATACCTATGCCCAGATTACCAATTATTTTGTGATTTTAGGTAGTTTGATTTTATTGGGCGTTGTGGTATTTGTAGATGTTTTAGGAAAGTTTTTGCTTGGAAAAGCTGTCTACTGGGAAGCATTGGACATTGTACCTATTATTTTATTGGGAAGTTTTTGTCTGGGAATTTATCACAACTTGTCCGTTTGGTATAAGGTCACAGATCGGACCAAGTTTGGAGCCTACATATCTTCTGTAGGTGCATTGATTACGTTGGGAATCAACATTATTTTTATCCCAAAGATTGGTTATTTGGCTTCCGCATTGGCAACATTGGCAGCCTACGCCAGTATGATGTTGCTTTCGTATTACTTTGGAAGAAAGTACTATCCAGTTCCCTACAACATGCGGAAAATAGTGTTTTATCTTTCGGTTTCAATTTCTTTCTCTGCATTGTCCTTTTATGTGTTTAACCGAAATTTAATAGCGGGAGGCCTACTACTTTTGTTATTTTTGGGGATGCTTTACAAATTGGAAGGCGATAAATTAAAAAAGATATTTCTACAACGTGAAAGTTAA